AGATATGGTGTGTAATATTGTCTGTAATGTCCTCTAGCTGGCCAGTAACCTCTTACTGTATCTAGGTAGATATGGTGTGTAATATTGTCTGTAATgtcccctagctagccagtaacctctTACTGTATGCTCGAGTAGATATGGTGTGTAAACCTTGTCTGTAATgtccctagctagccagtaacctctTACTGTATCTAGGTAGATATGGTGTGTAATATTGTCTGTGTgtcctagctagccagtaactctcttactgtatctaggtagatatggtgtgtaatattgtctgtaatgtcctctagctagccagtaacctgctgtatctaggtagatatggtgtgtggtattgtctgtaatgtcccctagctagccagtaacctctTACTGTATCGAGTTAGATATGGTGTGTAATATTGTCTGTAATgtccctagctagccagtaacctctTACTGTATCTAGGTAGATATGGTGTGTAATATTGTCTGTAATGTCCCTAGCTAACCAGTAACCTCTTACTGTATCTAGGTAGATATGGTGTGTAATATTGTCTGTAATgtcccctagctagccagtaacctcttactgtatctaggttgatatggtgtgtggtattgtctgtaatgtcccctagctagccagtaacctcttactgtatctaggtagatatggtgtgtggtattgtctgtaatgtcccctagctagccagtaacctcttactgtatctaggtagatatggtgtgtaatattgtctgtaatgtccgctagctagccagtaacctcttactgtatctaggtagatatggtgtgtaatattgtctgtaatgtcccctagctagccagtaacctcttactgtatctaggttgatatggtgtgtggtattgtctgtaatgtcctctagctagccagtaacctcttactgtatctaggtagatatggtgtgtggtattgtctgtaatgtcccctagctagccagtaacctctTACTCTATCGAggtagatatggtgtgtggtattgTCCGTAATGTCctctagctagccagtaacctcttactgtatctaggtagatatggtgtgtggtattgtctgtaatgtcccctagctagccagtaacctcttactgtatctaggtagatatggtgtgtaatattgtctgtaatgtcccctagctagccagtaacctctTATCTCCGTAATGTCctctagctagccagtaacctctTACTGTATCTGGTAGATATGGTGTGTAATATTGTCTGTAATgtccctagctagccagtaacctctTACTGTATCTAGTTAGATATGCTGTGTGGTATTGTCTGTAATgtcccctagctagccagtaacctcttactgtatctctgtaatgtcccctagctagccagtaacctctTATCGATgtagatatggtgtgtggtattgTCCGTAATgtcccctagctagccagtaacctcttactgtatctaggtagatatggtgtgtgatattgtctgtaatgtcccctagctagccagtaacctcttactgtatctaggtagatatggtgtgtaatattgtctgtaatgtcctctagctagccagtaacctcttactgtatctgtagatatggtgtgtggtattgTCCGTAATgtcccctagctagccagtaacctcttactgtatctaggtagatatggtgtgtaatattgtctgtaatgtcccctagctagccagtaacctctTACTGTATCTAGGTAGATATGAGTGTGTAATATTGTCTGTAATgtccctagctagccagtaacctcttactgtatctaggtagatatggtgtgtggtattgtctgtaatgtcccctagctagccagtaacctcttactgtatctaggtagatatggtgtgtaatattgtctgtaatgtcccctagctagccagtaacctcttactgtatctaggtagatatggtgtgtgatattgtctgtaatgtcctctagctagccagtaacctcttactgtatctaggtagatatggtgtgtaatattgtctgtaatgtccctagctagccagtaacctcttactgtatctaggtagatatggtgtgtaatattgtctgtaatgtcccctagctagccagtaacctcttactgtatctaggtagatatggtgtgtggtattgtctgtaatgtcccctagctagccagtaacctcttactgtatctaggtagatatggtgtgtaatattgtctgtaatgtcccctagctagccagtaacctcttactgtatctaggtagatatggtgtgtggtattgTCTGTAATGccccctagctagccagtaacctcatactgtatctaggtagatatggtgtgtggtattgtctgtaatgtcctctagctagccagtaaccttACTGTATCGAggtagatatggtgtgtggtattgtctgtaatgtcccctagctagccagtaacctcttactgtatctaggtagatatggtgtgtaatattgtctgtaatgtcccctagctagccagtaacctcttactgtatctaggtagatatggtgtgtggtattgtctgtaatgtcccctagctagccagtaacctcttactgtatctaggtagatatggtgtgtggtaatgtcccctagctagccagtaacctcttactgtatctaggtagatatggtgtgtgatattgtctgtaatgtcccctagctagccagtaacctcttactgtatctaggtagatgtggtgtgtggtattgtctgtaatgtcctctagctagccagtaacctcttactgtatctaggtagatatggtgtgtggtattgtctgtaatgtcccctagctagccagtaacctcttactgtatctaggtagatattgtgtgtggtattgtctgtaatgtcccctagctagccagtaacctcttactgtatctaggtagatatggtgtgtggtattgtctgtaatgtcctctagctagccagtaacctcttactgtatctaggtagatatggtgtgtggtattgtctgtaatgtcccctagctagccagtaacctcttactgtatctaggtagatatggtgtgtggtattgtctgtaatgtccctagctagccagtaacctcttactgtatcgaggtagatatggtgtgtaatattgtctgtaatgtcccctagctagccagtaacctcttactgtatctaggtagatatggtgtgtaatattgtctgtaatgtcccctagctagccagtaacctcttactgtatctaggtagatatggtgtgtggtattgtctgtaatgtcccctagctagccagtaacctctTACTGTATCTAGGTAGATATGGTGTGTGATATGAACATGTGTTGAGGTGTGGTGTGTATGTATCTTTGAAAGAGACTTTGGTCTCAGCATGACCCCCTGttaaaataaagatgaaatatatCAGCTTTTTGATGCTCTGTGATGTTTAAGAGCTCATTGGCAAAGACTTACAACCGTTTTCCCCCCTTCATTTAATCACTTTTAATTTTCAAGTTTGTTTGTTTTGCTGCGCTTACACCGTCGGTCCCGTGATCAGCTGTGTGTTGTAGTGCGCATGTGGATGCTTGCCAGTATTTACCGTGCACAGGGGGACGTCGAGCACCTTGTGTTGTTTGGTTTGGAATGAAGCCAATGCATGGAATTAGAGAATATATTGTTGATACTAGTAGACTAAGGTATATATCTTTTTAGATTTTGGACCCTTCCTGTGTTTTGCTTGTTTTGTCAGTATTTTTTAGTCAACTTTAATGTTGCATTACCTAGCCTATAAAAACACTTGTTGTTTCATGGTCATCTAGAGGCATCCGCATGCTTCTTAGAAGAAACCGTTCAGAAGAGTTTGTGCAAATATTATGGTGACGTTTTTGTTAGTTGTGGACTTGGGTAAGGGTTTTGTTAGTTGTGGACCTGGGTAAGGGTTTTGTTAGTTGTGGACCTGGGTCAGGGTTTTGTTAGTTGTGGACCTGGGTAAGGGTTTTGTTAGTTGTGGACCTGGGTCAGGGTTTTGTTAGTTGTGGACCTGGGTCAGGGTTTTGTTAGTTGTGGACCTGGGTCAGGGTTTTGTTAGTTGTGGACCTGGGTAAGGGTTTTGTTAGTTGTGGACCTGGGTCAGGGTTTTGTTAGTTGTGGACCTGGGTCAGGGTTTTGTTAGTTGTGGACTTGGGTCAAGGTTTTGTTAGTTGTGGACCTGGGTAAGGGTTTTGTTAGTTGTGGACCTGGGTAAGGGTTTTGTTAGTTGTGGACCTGGGTAAGGGTTTTGTTAGTTGTGGACCTGGGTAAGGGTTTTGTTAGTTGTGGACCTGGGTAAGGGTTTTGTTAGTTGTGGACCTGGGTAAGGGTTTTTGTTAGTTGTGGACCTGGGTAAGGGTTTTGTTAGTTGTGGACCTGGGTAAGGGTTTTGTTAGTTGTGGACCTGGGTAAGGGTTTTGTTAGTTGTGGACCTGGGTAAGGGTTTTGTTAGTTGTGGACCTGGGTAAGGGTTTTGTTAGTTGTGGACCTGGGTAAGGGTTTTGTTAGTTGTGGACCTGGGTAAgggttttgtttgttttgtggACATTTTTTCTCAAGACAAGACAAAGTTCAGGGGCTGACGTGCATGTCCCTTCATCCATGAttggtcaactgtaagtattcTTCAATAAAGTATATGTTGTCGTTCAACGAAAGACGActagttttcatgcacatttttttatTGAGAAGTACTGCACCCAACATCCTAGATGTGGCGGCGAGCTaccagccgaactgaagcatgctgacgccgTAAGACCAACAGACATGTTACCTTCTTCACAACGTGGCTTTAAGTTTATAATAATTTCCTACATTTTATGAAGTATTTTCGTATTtcacactgttgatgttctgtttCTCAGTACTAGCAAAACTGGGACAGGGAGGTTGAAAATCTTCTCTGCATCACTGCATCCTAAGATGAATACAAAtggtttttaattttattttactgTCCCACTTTATCTTGACATTCTCACAGCTTAATATCAGTCTTGCAACTTCTTCTGAAGTGTGAAAAGGACATCAAcactttttgttgttgatatgTCTTACCAGCCTCCCAGGTGGTTTGATAGGGCTATAAATACTCAGACTTCTGCAAGCACCAGACAGTGAAAGAGAAAGTTGAGGCCCTGAGTGGAAAATGGGTCCTTCCGTCCTTCACCCCTCCCATAGTACATCCTGCTGACTGCTACCCGTCTTACATAGCCACTGTTCCATAAACAAGCCCTAGTCCATAACTCCTAGCCCCTATAGGCCCTAACACCTAGGCACTTGTTTATTTACATGAAGTTCCTCGAACTGGAGAGGTTGTTTCTGAACAGAGCCACAATAGAGGCTGGTTGTTTTCCCTCCTGAACCAGGGGATACAGTGACCTGCTGTGACCTGACCTGCTTTCCTATTGATTATTTAAACGTCTGTCCTGTGGGTCCTTTTGAATTTGCCTGGCAACCCAATTCAtgtttcccttctctcctcccaggTTCCGTCTACAGGAAGTGATCTGGTCTGGTGGTGGTGTAGTCGGGTGCGGTGTGGTCAGGTGGTGGTGTAGTTGGGTGGTGGTGTAGTTGGGTGGTGGTGTAGTTGGGTGGTGGTGTAGTCGGGTGGTGGTGTAGTCTGGTGCGGTGTGGTCCAGGGTGTCTAGCCGCTGCTGCTTCTCTTTCTCCGCCTGACCCCCTCTGCCCGCTGCTGCTTCTCTTTCTCCACCTGACCCCCTCTGCCCGCTGCTGCTTCTCTTTCTCCACCTGACCCCCTCTGCCCGCTGCTGCTTCTCTTTCTCCACCTGACCCCCTCTGCCCGCTGCTGCTTCTCTTTCTCCACCTGACCCCCTCTGCCCGCTGCTGCTTCTCTTTCTCCACCTGACCCCCTCTGCCCGCTGCTGCTTCTTTTTCTCCGCCTGACCCCCTCTGCCCGCTGCTGCTTCTCTTTCTCCGCCTGACCCCCTCTGCCCGCTGCTGCTTCTCTTTCTCCGCCTGACCCCCTCTGCCCGCTGCTGCTTCTCTTTCTCCGCCTGACCCCCTCTGCCCGCTGCTGCTTCTCTTTCTCCGCCTGACCCACTCTGCCCGCTGCTGCTTCTCTTTCTCCGCCTGACCCCCTCTGCCCGCTGCTGCTTCTCTTTCTCCGCCTGACCCCCTCTGCCCGCTGCTGGCCCTGCCCATGGCACATACTGCTCTCCTGTGAATCTCATCCAGCAAGCTGGACACCGCAGCTTCACACCACAACACCTCTGCCTCCACCTCCGCCCCTCCCCACAGGGAAACCTCCAATCCACAGCCAGACTACCACAGCGTGCACGGCCCCCGTGAAGAGCAGTATGTGAGTGAGGTCGCGCCCCCCGATGACGTCACCACCGTCTACAGAGATGCCGGGACCATC
This genomic stretch from Oncorhynchus masou masou isolate Uvic2021 unplaced genomic scaffold, UVic_Omas_1.1 unplaced_scaffold_10982, whole genome shotgun sequence harbors:
- the LOC135529110 gene encoding octapeptide-repeat protein T2-like, giving the protein MGRASSGQRGSGGEREAAAGRGGQAEKEKQQRAEWVRRRKRSSSGQRGSGGEREAAAGRGGQAEKEKQQRAEGVRRRKRSSSGQRGSGGEKEAAAGRGGQVEKEKQQRAEGVRWRKRSSSGQRGSGGEREAAAGRGGQVEKEKQQRAEGVRWRKRSSSGQRGSGGEREAAAARHPGPHRTRLHHHPTTPPPNYTTTQLHHHPTTPPPDHTAPDYTTTRPDHFL